From the genome of Syntrophobacterales bacterium, one region includes:
- a CDS encoding type II toxin-antitoxin system HicB family antitoxin, whose protein sequence is MPLKNDCYTYRVTWSDDDQEYVGLCTELPSLSWLDKTPESALKGIRKTIEIVINDMTHTGEAVPQTIACKRYSGKFMVRVPPEIHRNLAIQASESGVSLNRIAGAKLSR, encoded by the coding sequence ATGCCACTGAAAAATGATTGTTATACTTACCGCGTAACTTGGTCTGATGATGATCAAGAATATGTCGGTTTATGCACCGAGCTCCCGAGTTTGAGCTGGTTGGATAAGACGCCTGAGTCGGCCTTGAAGGGTATTCGTAAGACCATTGAGATTGTTATCAACGATATGACGCATACCGGTGAGGCAGTCCCGCAAACGATAGCCTGTAAAAGATATAGCGGTAAATTTATGGTTCGTGTCCCTCCTGAAATTCATAGGAATCTTGCTATTCAGGCATCGGAATCAGGCGTTAGCTTAAACCGTATAGCTGGAGCTAAACTGAGCCGCTAA